One window from the genome of Desulfobotulus pelophilus encodes:
- a CDS encoding lectin like domain-containing protein, with amino-acid sequence MIPKFLYAFLITAALIFPVHGEECNSFSPLNPTFESWTESLQEQKKPNQEKLQAGDGMQVPNKQPISGRRPSPLNLRHLHDQSILPVPESNGQDAYNGSALPATYDLRQHGKVPPVKDQDPWGTCWAFASMGASESNAMVQGWPQPQFSRKHLAWFAYTDMDSHRVGFDAQNPNEIYNEGGDAIRAAAILSRWTGYVADDAVPYEDFDIPPPADIPNTALLKTKLIAPAGQHFVTNTKHLIREYGAVNIYMYVDEDNWDNSFNTQTSAFYYPHDTDEISNHAVLAVGWDDNFPKENFSTQPPENGAWIVQNSWGEGWGDQGYFYMSYYDKVTGTLEGEDAFAYVVTPTASYGILHFHDPLGVTGAMSAGADKGNQWFSNVFTAEQDQFILAAGLYTLNPHTSLRISVYLNPDPANPSLGTTAMLPLTLTKTTPGYHVIDFDHGIFLRKNQTFSIVVQAVADGNQLGKPIAVESAIANYSSKARAERGQSFISTNGTNWTDTSTLSNLPAGFIASQESSNINVSLKALGTALPIPSDSSGCFILNAGNFMAR; translated from the coding sequence ATGATACCAAAATTTCTTTATGCCTTTCTCATTACCGCGGCGTTGATTTTTCCTGTCCATGGGGAAGAATGCAACAGCTTTTCTCCCCTTAATCCGACCTTTGAAAGCTGGACGGAATCCCTGCAAGAACAGAAAAAACCGAACCAGGAGAAACTGCAAGCCGGCGACGGCATGCAGGTCCCCAACAAACAACCCATTTCCGGCAGACGCCCCTCCCCCCTGAACCTGAGGCACCTTCACGACCAGTCTATTCTGCCCGTTCCCGAAAGCAATGGACAGGACGCGTACAATGGCTCAGCCCTTCCTGCCACCTACGACCTCAGGCAGCATGGAAAGGTTCCTCCGGTAAAAGACCAGGATCCATGGGGTACCTGCTGGGCATTTGCCAGTATGGGCGCTTCGGAATCCAACGCCATGGTACAGGGCTGGCCCCAGCCCCAGTTTTCCAGAAAGCACCTGGCATGGTTTGCTTACACGGATATGGACAGTCACAGGGTGGGGTTTGATGCCCAGAACCCCAATGAAATCTATAATGAAGGCGGTGACGCCATCAGGGCCGCTGCCATACTGAGCCGGTGGACAGGATATGTAGCAGATGATGCGGTTCCATATGAAGATTTTGACATCCCTCCTCCAGCGGATATCCCCAATACCGCCCTACTGAAAACAAAGCTCATTGCCCCGGCAGGACAGCATTTTGTGACAAATACCAAACACCTCATCCGGGAGTACGGAGCCGTCAATATCTATATGTACGTTGATGAAGACAATTGGGATAACAGCTTTAACACGCAGACCAGCGCGTTCTATTACCCTCACGATACGGATGAGATCAGCAATCATGCCGTTCTTGCCGTTGGATGGGATGACAACTTTCCTAAAGAAAACTTTTCAACCCAACCACCAGAAAACGGGGCCTGGATTGTCCAGAATTCATGGGGAGAAGGATGGGGAGATCAGGGCTACTTCTACATGTCCTATTATGATAAGGTCACAGGTACACTGGAGGGGGAAGATGCCTTTGCCTATGTTGTTACTCCAACGGCGAGTTACGGCATTCTTCATTTCCATGATCCTCTTGGGGTAACCGGGGCCATGTCCGCAGGAGCAGACAAGGGAAATCAGTGGTTCAGCAATGTTTTTACGGCAGAACAGGATCAGTTTATACTAGCAGCCGGTCTCTATACCCTGAACCCCCATACAAGCCTGCGCATTTCCGTCTATCTCAACCCTGATCCCGCCAACCCTTCTCTCGGAACCACCGCCATGCTACCCCTTACCCTGACGAAAACTACGCCCGGTTACCATGTCATTGATTTTGATCACGGCATCTTTCTCCGGAAGAATCAGACTTTTTCCATTGTCGTACAGGCAGTCGCCGATGGAAACCAGCTGGGGAAACCCATTGCCGTAGAATCAGCCATAGCAAACTACTCCAGCAAAGCCAGAGCCGAACGGGGGCAAAGTTTTATCAGCACCAACGGTACAAACTGGACGGATACTAGCACGCTATCCAATTTACCAGCTGGCTTCATCGCTTCCCAGGAATCCAGCAATATTAACGTCAGCCTCAAAGCTCTCGGCACGGCCCTGCCCATACCGTCGGATTCCAGCGGCTGTTTTATTCTGAACGCCGGAAATTTCATGGCACGCTGA
- a CDS encoding TolC family protein yields the protein MDFREALLRMTADNQKLAAARSSIEQQKAEERAAKGLYYPQIQVSASWTHMDAPLEVELGAMGTLADTISATFPPLAPVAARIPRSYPIQEQDFLKSDLTLSWPVYTGGKISAANRAARANTLLAEQSEEGLHHQMFSELVRLYYGVRLADAVIQVRMDVQKGMEKHLQEAEKLEESGMISLAERLHARVALEEARREHQKALRDAQIARTALRSLIASRETINPSSPLFVYRAIPPLEKFMEKAREQNTMLRQLDQHKNLARAGLQKEKSAYRPDIFLFGTRALVTDDLTALDPEWAVGAGVRFTLFDGFARPGRVEAARATETRVAQLQHQAIMDLETLVESRYQLLMQALEQLDALGASETLAREHLRVRTLAFEEGFATSLDVVDAELALSGVQIARLQTLFTFDLSLARLLEAAGSTPEFDSYRIRGEKETLVP from the coding sequence ATGGACTTTCGTGAAGCTCTGCTGAGGATGACCGCAGACAACCAGAAACTGGCTGCTGCCCGATCATCCATTGAACAGCAGAAAGCCGAAGAAAGGGCAGCAAAGGGTCTTTACTACCCCCAGATACAGGTTTCAGCAAGCTGGACCCATATGGACGCCCCTCTGGAAGTGGAGCTCGGAGCCATGGGAACTCTTGCTGACACCATCAGCGCTACCTTTCCTCCCCTGGCTCCCGTAGCCGCCCGTATCCCCCGAAGCTATCCCATACAGGAGCAGGATTTTCTCAAAAGCGATCTTACCCTTTCCTGGCCGGTATACACAGGGGGAAAAATAAGCGCTGCCAACCGTGCCGCCAGGGCCAATACCCTCCTGGCCGAACAATCAGAAGAAGGCTTACACCATCAAATGTTCAGTGAACTGGTACGCCTCTACTACGGTGTCCGGCTTGCGGATGCCGTTATTCAGGTCCGTATGGATGTTCAGAAAGGCATGGAAAAACACCTCCAGGAGGCAGAAAAACTGGAAGAAAGCGGCATGATTTCCCTTGCGGAAAGACTGCATGCAAGGGTAGCCCTTGAAGAAGCCAGACGAGAACATCAGAAGGCCCTGAGAGATGCACAGATTGCCAGAACGGCCCTCCGAAGCCTGATCGCTTCCAGGGAAACCATAAACCCCAGCTCGCCTCTTTTTGTGTACAGAGCCATTCCTCCCCTTGAAAAATTCATGGAAAAAGCACGGGAGCAGAACACCATGCTTCGCCAGCTGGATCAGCACAAAAATCTTGCCAGAGCCGGCTTACAAAAAGAAAAAAGCGCCTACAGGCCGGATATTTTTCTATTCGGAACACGGGCCCTTGTCACGGATGATCTCACAGCGCTGGACCCGGAATGGGCTGTAGGAGCAGGCGTACGCTTCACCCTCTTTGATGGTTTTGCCAGACCTGGCCGTGTGGAAGCCGCGCGGGCAACGGAAACAAGGGTTGCCCAGCTGCAACATCAGGCCATAATGGATCTGGAGACCCTTGTGGAAAGCCGTTACCAGCTCCTTATGCAGGCGCTGGAACAACTGGATGCCCTCGGAGCCTCCGAAACCCTTGCCAGAGAACATCTCCGGGTAAGAACCCTTGCCTTTGAGGAAGGCTTTGCCACGTCACTGGATGTTGTGGATGCGGAGCTGGCTCTTTCCGGGGTACAGATAGCCCGCCTTCAAACCCTTTTTACCTTTGATCTCAGCCTTGCCAGGCTGCTGGAAGCCGCAGGCAGCACCCCGGAATTTGACAGCTACCGTATTCGGGGGGAAAAGGAGACCCTGGTGCCATGA
- a CDS encoding DUF805 domain-containing protein, with amino-acid sequence MKGEAMDWYLSVLKQYAVFTGRSGRKEFWNFFLVNMVFLLIITIIEGLLGIRGTIGALYSLLVLMPAMGVCIRRLHDTGRSGFWIFLFLIPLLGGLVLLYLMAGRGEPGANLYGPVPYGHHL; translated from the coding sequence ATGAAAGGAGAAGCTATGGACTGGTACCTTTCTGTATTGAAACAATATGCTGTATTTACAGGAAGATCGGGGAGAAAAGAGTTCTGGAATTTTTTTCTCGTGAATATGGTTTTTCTGCTGATTATCACCATTATTGAGGGGCTTCTCGGTATCCGTGGAACCATAGGAGCCCTCTACTCCCTTCTGGTTCTCATGCCTGCTATGGGTGTCTGTATTCGTCGGTTGCATGATACGGGCCGAAGTGGGTTTTGGATTTTTCTTTTTTTGATTCCTCTGCTTGGCGGATTGGTTCTGCTTTATTTGATGGCAGGCCGTGGTGAGCCCGGTGCGAATCTGTATGGACCTGTTCCGTATGGGCATCATCTGTAA
- a CDS encoding GGDEF domain-containing protein, whose protein sequence is MTLLFSFPILTEPDIQRLSGFILQALRQLSVPTLITAAKIPLLNQQLRHSLHHPESSLHLSVVLTETNMEARWDQQKFVLARGISSPSPDLMQNISQYFRDRMHTSNPELLRKQNESIRKKLKMAQEKAQNEIRTIEHQLVHRKKELDLYIKKAETDSLTGLLNRGAYDRMLHEALRELNSSPQAFTLIFLDLDYFKEVNDTFGHAYGDEILRSMALAMRAAIREGQDLACRIGGDEFAILLFSDVPQAHRISQTILSDMSHKVSIGIAPFMEKDTPENMAARADSALYHAKQTGRGKISLPPAASDITLPGCHICG, encoded by the coding sequence ATGACTCTCCTTTTTTCCTTTCCCATTCTTACAGAACCGGATATCCAGAGACTTTCCGGCTTTATATTGCAAGCATTACGCCAATTGAGCGTACCAACCCTTATTACGGCTGCCAAAATACCCCTGCTGAATCAGCAGCTCCGACACAGTCTCCATCACCCGGAATCAAGCCTTCACCTTTCGGTTGTACTCACAGAAACCAATATGGAAGCCCGGTGGGATCAGCAAAAGTTTGTTCTCGCCAGAGGCATTTCGAGCCCATCCCCTGATCTTATGCAAAATATCAGCCAGTACTTCCGGGACAGAATGCATACCAGCAACCCGGAGCTGCTGCGTAAACAAAACGAAAGCATCCGAAAAAAACTGAAGATGGCTCAGGAAAAGGCACAGAATGAAATTCGCACCATTGAACACCAGCTGGTGCACAGGAAAAAAGAGCTCGATCTTTACATCAAAAAGGCCGAAACCGACAGCCTGACAGGGCTTCTCAACCGGGGTGCCTATGATCGCATGCTCCATGAAGCCCTCAGGGAACTGAACAGTTCACCCCAGGCCTTTACCCTCATTTTCCTGGATCTTGATTACTTTAAGGAGGTGAACGATACCTTTGGGCATGCCTACGGGGATGAAATACTGCGCTCCATGGCGCTTGCCATGCGGGCAGCCATACGAGAAGGGCAGGATCTCGCCTGTCGCATCGGCGGAGATGAATTTGCCATTCTTCTATTTTCAGATGTTCCCCAGGCCCATCGTATCAGCCAGACCATCCTTTCGGATATGAGCCATAAGGTGAGCATCGGCATTGCTCCCTTTATGGAAAAAGATACGCCCGAAAATATGGCTGCCCGTGCGGACAGTGCCCTTTACCATGCCAAACAGACCGGCAGGGGGAAAATTTCTTTACCACCGGCGGCATCGGACATCACCCTCCCGGGCTGTCACATCTGCGGGTAA
- a CDS encoding ABC transporter permease, whose translation MKSSLPRTGFLAVMFREIGRIARNRLLIMVLFILPPLAFLFIAWFFSEGVLRNLPMVVLDQDHSALSREITRAMDASPGIRIDHVVNHVEEGREALLSGEAYGFLILPKNMEKDIWQGLAPRTILYVNNTYMISASMIMKDATMVMQSLSADRQIRQQMFHGAMSEAAMAQASPIRVDVHVPFNPYANYFYFLAATLLPTLLHMFVITSAIYAFGSELAHSTASQWLKTAGGRPWIAITAKMAPYTLVFCLWGLLMNASLFRIGVPMEGNAPFIRMGTSSMILAYQCIALFLVALCANLRLALNLAAFYASTAFAFVGVTFPAMGMPTIARIWGDLLPLTHYLRLFVDQTLRGAPVEASMDAFGCLWLFILLAGGTGFFLMPRRMIDPDCWGRT comes from the coding sequence GTGAAAAGCTCCTTACCCCGCACAGGCTTTCTTGCCGTTATGTTCCGAGAAATAGGCCGCATTGCGCGCAATCGCCTTCTTATCATGGTTCTTTTTATCCTGCCGCCCCTGGCCTTTCTCTTCATTGCCTGGTTCTTCTCTGAAGGGGTTCTGCGCAATCTTCCTATGGTGGTCCTGGATCAGGATCATTCCGCCCTCTCCAGAGAAATCACCCGTGCCATGGATGCCTCTCCGGGTATTCGCATCGACCATGTGGTTAATCATGTGGAAGAAGGAAGGGAAGCCCTTCTCTCCGGAGAGGCCTACGGCTTTCTCATCCTCCCCAAAAATATGGAGAAGGATATATGGCAGGGGCTGGCACCCAGAACCATCCTTTATGTGAACAATACCTACATGATTTCTGCCAGCATGATCATGAAAGATGCCACCATGGTCATGCAGTCTCTCTCCGCAGACAGACAGATCCGACAGCAAATGTTCCATGGGGCCATGTCAGAGGCGGCCATGGCCCAGGCCAGTCCTATCCGTGTAGATGTCCATGTGCCGTTCAATCCCTATGCCAACTACTTTTATTTTCTTGCCGCCACCCTCCTCCCCACCCTTTTGCATATGTTTGTCATCACTTCCGCCATTTATGCCTTCGGATCTGAACTGGCACACAGTACGGCGTCCCAGTGGCTCAAAACGGCAGGTGGGCGGCCATGGATTGCCATCACAGCCAAAATGGCCCCTTACACCCTCGTATTCTGCCTGTGGGGTCTTTTGATGAATGCCAGCCTCTTCCGCATAGGGGTACCCATGGAGGGCAACGCCCCTTTCATCCGCATGGGAACCAGCAGCATGATCCTTGCTTATCAATGCATTGCGCTCTTCCTCGTGGCCCTCTGCGCCAATCTTCGCCTGGCCCTCAACCTTGCCGCTTTTTATGCCAGTACGGCCTTTGCCTTTGTGGGTGTCACTTTTCCAGCCATGGGAATGCCCACCATTGCCCGCATATGGGGAGACCTCCTGCCACTCACCCACTACCTCAGGCTTTTTGTGGACCAAACCCTGAGGGGAGCTCCCGTAGAAGCATCCATGGATGCTTTCGGATGCCTGTGGCTTTTCATTCTGCTGGCAGGCGGCACAGGCTTTTTTCTCATGCCCCGGCGCATGATTGATCCTGACTGCTGGGGGCGGACATGA
- a CDS encoding cohesin domain-containing protein — MRYPVLTFFFCCLLALPCQAKDIFLTPFHGKSGGTADTWVLIKDARNNLEVFSFVLAYDSAVLSFQSIPEGPGWGWTINHETLLRKDGKERIRLTFQTNNTDHILTKDQDYLLARVRFAVHRDRTTDIELQDPEGDISISWDRSGARFFYTDQSHSGGSDDSDNSVNISCFMDSLIR; from the coding sequence ATGCGATATCCGGTTCTTACTTTTTTCTTTTGCTGCCTGCTGGCACTTCCATGCCAGGCAAAAGATATTTTTCTGACTCCTTTTCACGGTAAAAGTGGCGGCACAGCCGACACCTGGGTTCTCATCAAAGATGCCCGGAATAACCTTGAAGTCTTTTCCTTTGTTCTTGCCTACGATTCCGCCGTCCTTTCCTTTCAGAGTATCCCCGAAGGCCCCGGCTGGGGCTGGACCATAAACCATGAAACCCTTCTGCGTAAGGACGGAAAAGAACGCATTCGCCTTACCTTTCAGACCAACAATACGGACCACATACTCACCAAAGATCAGGACTACCTTCTGGCCCGCGTTCGTTTTGCCGTCCACAGAGACCGGACAACAGACATTGAACTGCAGGATCCGGAAGGTGACATCAGTATCAGCTGGGACAGATCCGGAGCCCGCTTTTTTTACACAGACCAGTCCCATTCCGGTGGGAGCGATGACTCCGACAACTCCGTTAATATCAGTTGTTTTATGGACTCCCTTATTCGCTGA
- a CDS encoding SpoIIE family protein phosphatase, giving the protein MHLITQQTMADKNNTHVVRSRLRAVSRRMGFPDVRMERIQIVASELMSNQIKFAGGAGFIQIWEHSLPEPALDLFALDFGPGIGNLSLAMTDGYSTAGTLGKGLGSIHRASDLSDIYTRPAAPGLRQWCGTAIWVRFRTPHSTHRIVPPEIRTGGFLRALRDNLLNGDSLSGQGNQRFFNWVHLDGLGHGSSAAVTSESLHGLPSPGQDPVEILTILNRRLAGTRGAMGLAVRMDMHKKTADYAGIGDLSLSCHKGQKKLQPRFPGGVLGRAPGWPGTGSFTLDNDTLLFSSSDGIRQNPGLEDFPGLLSCHPQLIAYVTGNLMGRDGDDKSLALVLCRKPETIQP; this is encoded by the coding sequence ATGCACCTGATCACCCAACAAACCATGGCAGACAAAAACAACACCCACGTGGTACGTTCCCGGCTCCGGGCTGTCTCCCGACGGATGGGCTTTCCGGATGTACGCATGGAACGCATACAGATTGTCGCCAGTGAACTGATGTCCAACCAGATAAAATTTGCAGGAGGAGCGGGCTTCATTCAGATATGGGAACACAGCCTGCCGGAACCGGCTCTGGATCTTTTTGCCCTTGACTTCGGACCGGGCATAGGCAATCTCTCCCTTGCCATGACCGATGGGTACTCCACAGCCGGTACCCTTGGCAAAGGACTTGGTTCCATCCACAGGGCATCGGACCTCTCCGACATATACACGCGCCCTGCAGCACCTGGCTTACGTCAGTGGTGCGGCACAGCCATATGGGTACGATTCCGTACGCCCCATTCCACACACCGGATTGTTCCACCTGAAATCCGTACGGGCGGTTTTCTAAGGGCACTGAGGGATAACCTCCTCAATGGAGACAGTCTCAGCGGACAGGGAAACCAGCGTTTTTTCAACTGGGTTCATCTCGATGGCCTCGGTCATGGAAGCAGTGCTGCGGTAACCTCAGAAAGCCTTCATGGTTTGCCATCACCCGGCCAGGACCCGGTAGAAATTCTTACGATCCTGAACCGGCGACTGGCAGGCACCCGTGGTGCCATGGGCCTTGCCGTACGTATGGATATGCATAAAAAGACAGCAGATTATGCGGGTATCGGTGATCTTTCACTCTCCTGTCATAAAGGGCAGAAAAAACTGCAGCCCCGTTTCCCCGGAGGTGTTCTGGGCAGAGCTCCCGGATGGCCGGGGACAGGATCCTTCACCCTTGATAACGACACTCTGCTGTTCAGCAGCTCCGATGGTATCCGCCAGAATCCAGGACTGGAAGACTTTCCCGGGCTGCTCTCCTGCCATCCCCAACTGATCGCCTATGTAACCGGTAACCTTATGGGAAGAGATGGGGATGACAAAAGCCTCGCCCTCGTTCTTTGCAGGAAGCCGGAAACCATACAGCCCTGA
- a CDS encoding PH domain-containing protein — translation MPDTFTTFRPAWRHYWAGFTIAAIFFTMSLIMLSFFTGLLKNLTFTTFFAAGILTLVTIIFKRFSWKFTIDSKRISRHKGIIGRNQQSLRIRDLRSLELNQDLFQRILGIGDLAFYSAGSSNAEVRFHGIHHPSFWRDRVDEVMDLLQEQKG, via the coding sequence ATGCCTGACACCTTCACCACCTTCCGCCCCGCGTGGCGACATTACTGGGCGGGCTTCACCATCGCCGCCATCTTCTTTACCATGTCTCTTATCATGCTCAGCTTTTTTACCGGACTGCTAAAGAATCTGACATTCACCACCTTTTTTGCCGCAGGTATTCTGACACTTGTCACCATCATCTTCAAAAGATTTTCATGGAAATTTACCATTGACAGCAAACGCATTTCCCGTCACAAGGGTATTATAGGTCGCAACCAGCAGAGCTTACGTATCCGGGACCTCCGAAGTCTGGAGCTAAACCAGGATCTTTTCCAGAGAATACTCGGCATCGGGGATCTTGCCTTCTACTCCGCCGGATCCAGCAACGCGGAAGTTCGCTTCCATGGCATTCACCATCCCTCCTTCTGGCGGGACAGGGTGGATGAGGTGATGGATCTTCTTCAGGAACAAAAGGGCTGA
- a CDS encoding ABC transporter permease has product MKNFMKEWKAEALRIIKDPGVLLLFFGVQIIYPLVYPLPYRNDVLRDIPIAVVDQDRTALSRQLVRMVDATEAVTTAHIFSSFEEARNAFMQRKISGILLIPKDFNLKIHQGRTSPLALYCDGSYFLAYREVAMAVQKAAGTLSAGIEVRRLTAGGMTQTQAMAARDPQPLLTYFLFNPAGGYSAYIVPAVLVLILHQTLLIGIGMVGGTQKEFGDTTSQTQKSSAISRTLGRIFVYLPLYGLHIIWFFGILFRIYRYPQRADLGELFFFLLPFLIATICLALSLRHLFKERVSAMMALLFTSIPILFLSGFSWPVEAIPEPLYSLAQCLPATPGIAGFLKLNHMGADFSTVAPEFFQLWGQALAYFILACLIAKQENQQG; this is encoded by the coding sequence ATGAAAAATTTTATGAAAGAGTGGAAGGCCGAGGCTCTCAGGATTATAAAAGATCCCGGCGTACTGCTGCTTTTTTTCGGGGTACAGATCATCTACCCCCTTGTCTATCCCCTGCCCTACCGCAATGATGTACTACGGGATATTCCCATCGCTGTGGTGGATCAGGACAGAACGGCCCTCAGCCGCCAGCTTGTCCGCATGGTAGATGCCACAGAAGCCGTTACCACCGCCCATATCTTTTCCAGTTTTGAAGAAGCCAGAAATGCCTTCATGCAACGGAAAATCAGCGGCATACTTCTCATTCCCAAAGATTTCAACCTCAAAATACATCAGGGCCGCACAAGCCCTCTGGCCCTCTACTGTGATGGCAGTTATTTTCTTGCCTACAGGGAAGTGGCCATGGCAGTTCAGAAGGCAGCAGGAACCCTTTCCGCCGGGATTGAAGTGAGAAGGCTGACAGCGGGAGGCATGACCCAGACGCAGGCCATGGCTGCCAGAGATCCTCAACCTCTTCTGACTTATTTTCTTTTCAACCCGGCTGGCGGGTACAGTGCGTACATCGTACCCGCCGTTCTTGTGCTCATTCTTCACCAGACCCTGCTCATCGGTATCGGCATGGTAGGCGGTACTCAGAAAGAGTTTGGTGACACAACCTCCCAGACACAAAAAAGCTCTGCTATCTCCCGGACTCTGGGCCGTATCTTTGTTTATCTGCCCCTGTACGGACTGCACATCATCTGGTTTTTCGGAATTCTGTTCCGTATTTATCGATACCCTCAGCGGGCCGATCTGGGGGAGCTTTTCTTCTTCCTGCTCCCTTTTCTTATCGCCACCATCTGTCTGGCCCTTTCCCTCCGTCACCTTTTCAAAGAAAGGGTGTCTGCCATGATGGCACTTCTGTTCACATCCATCCCCATCCTTTTTCTCTCCGGCTTTTCATGGCCTGTGGAAGCCATTCCCGAGCCTCTTTACTCCCTTGCCCAGTGTCTGCCTGCTACACCGGGCATTGCAGGCTTCCTCAAGCTCAATCATATGGGGGCTGATTTTTCCACTGTGGCACCGGAATTCTTCCAATTGTGGGGGCAGGCTCTGGCCTACTTTATCCTCGCCTGTCTCATCGCAAAACAGGAAAACCAGCAAGGCTGA
- a CDS encoding HlyD family secretion protein, translated as MSIAQRIASLVILVLILAALSITGWRFITPPPLMLQGEVEAKEVHVSSKIAGRISLLPVEEGERVMKGSLLVELESPEVDARLRQAEAAHRAAQAQQEKARAGARSEEIRSAYNAWKAAEANADLAERTFARIHRLHTDGVVPTQKKDEAEARMIAARKTTEAARAGYDMAMTGAREEDKAAADALTDQAEGAVSEVEAYLRETRLTAPLTAEVSTINAEEGELISPGFPVVSLVDLTDIWVVFQLREDFLTRIRMDTELPVRFPALGETIYPLKVTYISAMADFATWRATRARGDFDLKTFEVRARPAEPIPGLRPGMSALVLWKELHPAGHRP; from the coding sequence ATGAGTATTGCCCAACGCATTGCAAGTCTTGTAATTCTGGTTCTTATTCTTGCAGCCCTTTCCATTACAGGCTGGCGCTTTATCACTCCTCCGCCTCTCATGCTCCAGGGAGAAGTGGAAGCAAAGGAGGTGCATGTTTCCTCTAAAATTGCAGGCCGCATATCCCTTCTGCCTGTTGAGGAAGGCGAAAGGGTAATGAAGGGAAGTCTTCTCGTGGAACTGGAAAGCCCCGAAGTGGATGCAAGGCTCCGCCAGGCAGAAGCGGCCCACAGGGCAGCCCAGGCCCAGCAGGAAAAAGCAAGGGCTGGAGCTCGCAGCGAGGAAATCCGATCCGCCTATAATGCATGGAAAGCAGCCGAAGCCAATGCCGACCTTGCGGAGCGAACCTTTGCCCGTATCCACCGGCTCCATACCGATGGAGTGGTTCCCACACAGAAAAAGGATGAGGCCGAAGCAAGGATGATTGCAGCCCGGAAAACGACGGAAGCAGCCAGAGCCGGCTATGACATGGCCATGACAGGTGCCAGAGAAGAAGACAAGGCCGCAGCGGATGCCCTTACGGACCAGGCCGAGGGAGCCGTATCAGAAGTGGAGGCTTATCTCAGGGAAACCCGCCTTACAGCACCTCTCACGGCAGAGGTCAGCACCATTAATGCGGAAGAGGGAGAGCTGATCAGCCCGGGTTTTCCCGTGGTATCCCTTGTGGATCTTACGGACATATGGGTTGTTTTTCAGCTTCGGGAAGATTTTCTGACCCGCATTCGCATGGACACCGAACTACCTGTCCGGTTTCCAGCCCTGGGTGAAACCATTTATCCCCTGAAGGTTACCTATATTTCTGCCATGGCCGACTTCGCCACCTGGCGGGCCACCCGTGCCAGAGGAGACTTTGATCTTAAAACATTTGAGGTAAGAGCCAGACCCGCCGAACCCATTCCCGGCCTGCGTCCCGGAATGAGCGCCCTTGTTCTCTGGAAAGAACTGCACCCCGCCGGACACAGGCCGTGA
- a CDS encoding STAS domain-containing protein — MELDYSHIGPEVLDRIDMSTIADSIAEFADQTLASQRYLNENEIRDYTFELIDLFSGILKKGHISGSDPAYQTLGRLMMEVHGKIQMRGGSAEAFFRLIQFVQAQFMESLLEQAEPSDEIRRMLLYLIRFFNKLVMDTFRLYQMEKERTVEAQQNELMAVATPITEIWDGVLSLPIIGTLDSSRAMDLMEKLLQRIEEVRARVIILDLTGVSTIDTQVMHHLIQVIRAAGLMGARAILTGIRPCIARSLASLTINLDDIQTKATLSEGLKEAFRSLGFQVTRPQAE, encoded by the coding sequence ATGGAACTTGATTACAGCCATATCGGCCCTGAGGTACTGGATCGCATCGACATGAGTACCATTGCCGACAGCATCGCAGAATTTGCCGACCAGACCCTTGCCAGCCAGCGTTACCTCAATGAGAATGAAATCCGTGACTATACCTTTGAACTCATTGATCTTTTTTCAGGTATTTTGAAAAAAGGACACATATCCGGCAGTGACCCCGCCTACCAGACACTGGGCCGTCTTATGATGGAAGTCCACGGAAAAATTCAGATGCGCGGGGGATCAGCCGAAGCCTTCTTCCGGCTGATCCAGTTTGTCCAGGCTCAATTTATGGAGTCTCTGCTGGAGCAGGCTGAACCCTCCGATGAAATCCGCCGCATGCTTCTCTATCTGATCCGTTTTTTTAACAAACTGGTCATGGACACCTTCCGGCTTTACCAGATGGAAAAAGAAAGAACTGTAGAAGCCCAGCAGAACGAACTCATGGCCGTGGCAACACCGATTACGGAGATATGGGATGGTGTTCTGTCCCTGCCCATTATCGGTACCCTGGATTCCAGCCGTGCCATGGATCTCATGGAAAAACTCCTTCAGCGCATTGAAGAAGTCAGGGCTCGAGTTATCATTCTGGATCTTACGGGAGTATCCACCATTGATACTCAGGTCATGCACCACCTCATTCAGGTAATCCGGGCGGCAGGTCTCATGGGAGCCCGGGCCATTCTCACGGGCATCCGGCCATGCATTGCCCGTTCCCTGGCCAGCCTTACCATCAATCTGGACGATATCCAGACCAAGGCTACCCTCTCCGAAGGACTGAAAGAAGCATTCCGGTCCCTTGGCTTCCAGGTAACCAGGCCTCAGGCGGAGTAA